One window of the Cryptomeria japonica chromosome 7, Sugi_1.0, whole genome shotgun sequence genome contains the following:
- the LOC131857079 gene encoding uncharacterized protein LOC131857079 → MDGWTIPEGCRWVDDSRRLRMDESLQGRLKVVGRAGVGIDNVDLHAATEYGCLVVNAPTANTVAATEHGIALLVAMARNVPQASASMKEGDSKELWLHMGTLWDAGPAVKVAYKRNDTWNPFSMVLKMGIVRHLCEGRSTTVKLGPVKGLWLRSKVPYSGYRRKMKDVRSLRCRCTQIHYSNTMQSTDRECTGECS, encoded by the exons ATGGATGGATGGACAATTCCAGAAGGTTGCAGGTGGGTAGATGATTCGAGAAGGTTGCGGATGGATGAATCTTTGCAGGGACGCCTCAAGGTCGTTGGAAGAGCCGGCGTGGGAATTGATAATGTGGATCTCCATGCCGCAACAGAGTACGGGTGTTTGGTGGTAAATGCTCCCACTGCAAACACTGTAGCGGCTACAGAGCACGGCATAGCACTTCTTGTCGCCATGGCAAGGAACGTGCCACAGGCCAGCGCTTCCATGAAAGAGG GAGATAGCAAAGAATTGTGGTTGCATATGGGTACTTTATGGGACGCAGGCCCTGCTGTAAAAGTCGCTTACAAGCGTAATGATACATGGAATCCTTTCAGTATGGTGCTCAAAATGGGAATCG TCCGACATTTGTGTGAAGGCCGATCTACAACAGTGAAGCTTGGACCTGTGAAGGGCTTGTGGCTCAGAAGCAAAGTACCCTATAGCGGTTACAGAAG GAAAATGAAGGATGTGCGTTCACTCAGATGCAGATGTACTCAAATACATTACTCAAACACAATGCAAAGCACAGATCGAGAATGTACTGGAGAATGCTCATGA